The genomic stretch AATAATACAGCAACACTCCGAAAGAGGCAATTCTGTACAATGACTGATTTTACTTGagtatgggttttttttcaatgaTACTTCTGCAGTTGTTACTGACTCAATAATCCAAATGCACTTTACATACTTGCATTGCTgcctttacttgagtaaaagacCTGAGTATTTGTTCCACCACTGCTCAGAGGACAGATAATATCCATCCACTCCCACACACCTCTGTGCCTGTCTCATTCCCAGATAAGCATCAGCAGACTAAAGGTGCATCTCTGCAGGAATCCTCTGTACTTGCACACTGCAAGTCGGCATGAGAGGGAAGCCCATAGTGCAGATTCACTGACTGTGTGCTAACTGTCGGAGCTTCCTCTTTCTGCGACCGTTTCAGCAGACAGCTGCACCAAGCTGATACTGTATCGGCCcggagatcacacacacacacacgcacatgcacacacacattattgaCAACACAAAAATAGAGTAAGATGGGAGACTGACCGTCCGCAAACACCTCGCTCCACGCTCGCCTCTCTAAGATTGTACTTTTAGAGAAGATTAGGTGGATGtttggtggtggtgatggagcagagagagacagaaaaagccCTTTCCATCTTTTCACTCATATTGTTTTCTGGCACTCCTCCTGGCCTCGATACGATATGCAAACAACCATGTTCCTGCAAAGGTCAGTGATTACATTGATTGAATGGAGATGACAGGTAGCATCTGGCCTACCTGTGGATAGAAATCCCATGCTGGGCTggagcacacacactccctcactctcacacacatgcacacagtccAAACTTTCCACTCAGGATTATCTGCCATTGAACTGCCATCTTAGACCTTCTGCCTGTGTCAAGGTGATTGACGCAGAGCACATCCTCTTCAcctgaggtggaggagaggtgcCCGACCAGCGCAAGGTAAAAGAAGTCTAATAATGAGAGGCAAATGGAAGTCTCTCCAGGAATGGCTAATCTTAACGGACAGAGGCAGGAGCGAGCGGAGAATAACCTTTCGGAATAAAAGGGGGATTACCAAGACACTTCAGCGGCGCAGGAAAAACCATTGCACGCACAAATAAACAGCCCGAGTGCACTACGAGCTGGCGGGCCTGCAATTTAATCAAGGGACACTGGTGTGTGTATTCGTTTAAGGAAAATAAACTAATCCTACAACAGCTATAAATTGTTCAATTATAATGAGGACATGGCTCTTCACAAACCGTCACTTTGCTCCCATCATTTTTACTCTGCCATTATGCACCTGTGTATTGCCTGAATAGACCCACAGGCCTATCTCATTCTAACACAAAGTGGCATCTGTTAATCCAAAATGTAGCAAGCGGCCTGGAGTGCAGGAGTGGGTCCAAATAGCTAGAAAGTGCTTCACAGACTTCAAGTTTGCTGCAGCTACTCCAATTTCAGAACATCCCCAAGTATGACTGCGCGGCTCTCCTCGACCATCACACTCATTCACAACTCCCTGATAGTTAGTTCCAACACTCAGAGTATAACAACGTTTATCTGACAGCTGATTCTTTAAGAtttccacacaaaaaaatgcacaatGCTAATATTACAAAATAACATTCATTAATGCAAATACTAAACCAGTTGTTGCTAATCTTTCTGGCTCGTGACCGCGACCAGAATTGGGCcagaatcaatcaatcaatcaatcaatcaatcaatcctcAAATGTAGGCTACATTTTTGCGATCCACCCATAGCAATCTGTAGGCCACACgcaagtaaatgtatttatagtttTACTTGTACTTGTTTTGATACCAGAGTTAACTTACTGCCAGGAATAATATTTCtgatatttaagtacatttaatataagatactgtaagacttttactcaagaacTACGGGTGACTCACTTTTACCAAGGTCATTTTTCATCaccatatctttacttttagtCAAGTAAGATATTCGGGTTCTTttcacagcagcagataaaacagagaaaagcaggaaactgagaagttgaaaacattttctgccatttttgcATAAAAAATTACTTTGATTCATCTTTTATCAAAAAGCTGATTGTCTTCCATTGATCAACTAATCCTCACAGCTGTattttattacatattttatatttcaaacATCCTTCTGGAAAGGCTGCAAGATATGAGATGTGGCATGGCTCTAAGGACCAGTCTGTCTTGATAGTGAATAGCTTCATCATTCTTCCAGCAAAAGACTTTCCAACTTTGTTAACTTGTAGAAGTCACCTGGGTGCAGATGATGACGTTGCAGCTCCAATCATTTCCCCTTCAAACTTCTCAGATGGTTTCATTTAATTACCTTTTTGGGgcccaaaaagtaaaaaaaaaaaataaataagcttAAAAATATCTATACAAATATGTGGAGCAGaactttggtttgttttcagtctcctcAGGATGCCTCACGTTTATCTTGTGACCCTTTGAGGGTGTCCAAACTTTAGTTTGAGAACCATTGGACTACcaaactgcacacacagaacTCAAACTTCAATCTCAACCATATGATCACAACAAAATGCCACATAGATTTTATTATACACTGGCCAAAAGGAATTAACAATAATGGCATGATAATCATATCAGTCACAGAGGACACATTACTGTATTACCATACTTGTGGagtattttcttttacaaatggTATGGGCACTACTGAAGAGGAGAAAGCAGGGTCTGCAGTGAAATCTTTGATCCCACTCACGGCCATATGTCCTGTTGACAGAAAGCTTCTAAAATTGGACCATGTTTCCTCtcagaacagccaatcacaatGCACCTCCTGGCCAGTGAGGACAgaaaaagtgttgtgttttttatgaaataTAACTACAGATTTTAGTAGTTATATGAGTAGAAGACTCCAATGACGTACCAGAGGAGACTACATAAGACATGGGGATTTTGGATGACGACTGAGTGAAACATGTAACTGCAGCACTGCAGCTTTGGCCAGTTAGCAGTAAGTGAGGAGGTGTGGTTACATGTCACGTCAGTCCAGTGTCAATTTTAAGTCACTCTCAACTGGCAGTTATGTGAAGAGGGTAATTTGATCTTAAGTAGACGTGCAAATGGGTCATGTGATCATAGGGCGCCATCTGTAGGACAGGGGGCCTCTGAATTACTGACTGGTCAAGTGTAGGTAATCTTTGTCGAAGGCAGtataaataaaccaaaaacaaacagaattgGAAAACAAATCATTGATTAAAAGCGGTGCTGAGTATTGAGAGCAAAACCAGGCTCTTAATCAATGCAGGGGCAAAACTATTTGATTCTGCTTCTTTAATAGGCTTTTTGACAAACCAACTCAAGTAGTGGATATGCCAAACAAAGCAATACATAACATGAAACATGGGGATAAAAATATACAGAGTGATACAAAAGTAGGACGGATTGATTGCTGATGTAAAGCCTTTACATCATAACCTATAGCAGTATATTCTTTATTGTGTAGATGAATTTCTCGTAGCACTTTCAGGTATTAAAACATCATATTCCCCTTGTgagagaaaatataaaatatgccaTTTGTGTTTACAGGAGCTTTAAGGTAACAGTTCAGGTTTGGGGTTTAGGTTAAAAAATGTCCTTCAGCACgacaaataaacaacagagaAATGAACAGAGGGGTCCAGAGGGATCTGAGGACAGTGCTGACAGGTGTTTTAAAGCTTGGAATGACCTTTTACATGCGAATATGGGCAAAAAGGCACAATGTCTTAATGTGCTGGAGACCCCATTATAACACTGCAAGGAAGGTATTTAATCCATGAGGACAATAGTGTTcagatgcaaaacaaaaataagagtTAGTAGTGGTTTTGTTCAGTCTCTTTTGAGTCTTTGTTAACAGTTTAACACTGTTGGCCAAACAAACATAGTTAtttgcacaaacaaaaaaagggtaCGTGATGATTTACATTGTggcttcattatttttttaaaaagacattaaaggCTTACATTAAGAGTGTGATGGTATCCCAGCAGCCATCTGCTGCGTGGTGTGTACCAGGATCCCATCAGGGCCCCCTGGGTCATTACCATTTAACAGCCCTCGATCGTCTCGAGCCCGAACACAGACAGACGACAGATTGTAAATGCACTTTTGCTCTtcagtttgtgtatgtgtagaTAGTAATCCTGCACCCCAACATAAGGCTATAACTGTGAGCAATGCACTCAGAATACACCTGTGCTTGTGTGCAAAGTGGTGCTGACACCACCGGGTCCACAGTCCGCATGTAACTCaagtatgaataaataatctGGCATTTCTGCCAATTTGGATGTGATGTCAGACCAGTCCTGAGTCCAGTTTTTACATCATCTACAGCTGTTCAGCCAAATAATGTAATGATGTCCACATGTGTACACGTTGGTACACTTAACCTGTAAAGCGTTTTTTGTATGTCTGCCTTTGTGTACTCAGTTCTTCTTGATCCCAGGGCTACGGGCATTGAAAAGGCTGAGCCCTGATTTGCCGTTGCCGTTAGGCACTCCACTGACGGCGACTCCGGGCTGCTGGAGCACCTTGTCTAGGGTTGTTTTCTTAATAGCCGCTGGAGAGATGCGCTCCTGGTCTGCCAGATACTGCAGCTCCCTGTGAGAGGAAGGGAAAGCCCCGTTAGAGACACTTTGTAACTGTAGATGTGTGCGTGTCATACAGCTAGACTTTGAAGTTGTATGTTGCAAGGTCAGAGTATCTCAATGTTGGTGACTGATGCATTGGGAGAAaataaattgtcatttttgaaTATCGGAACACTCATCTATCAAAATCCCCAATGTCCTGTCATCTCACAAAGTTGAGGTTCTCTGCGTTCTCTGATTTTAATCATTATAAACGGAATATCATTTTACCTGAGGACATTTATAACAAATTATTTGAAAAACTAACTAGTagattgatgaaaaaaaaaaaagtaataatccACAACACTTTGACAACAGGGAAAAAGTTGAGATACTCAGTCTTGGTGATGACGTAGAAGTGTGATTTACATATACAGGTGTGACTGTCTCACCGTGTTCTTATGCATGAGGCCTCTACCGCATTGATCAGGAGGCTTCGGAAGCCGCCGCTCTCCAGCACGTGCAGGGCGTGGATGGTGGCGCCACCTGGTGAGCACACATTGTCCTTCAGCTGGCCAGGGTGCTGCTCCGAGTCCAGCAGCATCTTTGCTGCTCCCTGAAGTAGAATAGAAACATGAGAAAGAACGAATGAAGACAATGCAAGGAGATTATGGATACACATGAATAAGATCTCATTGTTTCTCATACACACTCTAGGAGTGCtgatacagtaaaaaaaatcctgtgcaGCAGATATACTTTTAATATCATTATAATGCAAGTGGTGCATTAGAATGTAGAATTAATCATACATGAAGATAAAGTTCCTCCAGGAAATGAAATCTAATCTGACGCgcagacattaaaatgtgtaaaacatctTCAAGGCAGCTTGCTAGCTGACAACAGTATTGCCTTTGGTGAGTGTTTCCTGCAGATGAATGTGCAAACAAGAGGAGACACTCAGACCAAGAGTATTTACTGtctacaacaaaaaacaacatctgaatAGATTAGAAAAGGCAGAACAGAGAACATTGCTCATAAAAATGCAGAAAtgagctgaacacacagagcagaagaCGGAGCATGAAGCAGCTGCCATCATTACAGAAACTGTTTGAGGTGAATCATTTCCAGTAATCCACTTTTACAGATTGCCAAATTGTGATCAGTCAATGTCTTCATTAACAAAATCAgacaacaacagtgtttttacTAGTCAGGTTGAAAACAGCAGCAATTAGAAatgtcttctttcttcttcttgctttCTAAATTAACATCACTGCAGAAAACCACTACGTTAACCgtttgtctttttaatttgtactttcAGGCAAGTCAGAGTAACCCACAGGGTTTTATTTTTCCAGAGTTTCATCATTTTTAGTGAATTCAAGTCAGCAGTTATAAGACAGCAGCAATGTTGGGTGCATTCAGAGAAGGACTGCCGTCTCTCTGAATACACAGACAGTGGATCAATGAGACTTAATATTAAGAAAAGGCGGAGTGAAAGATACATAAATACCAGATATACACACAagtacacaaaacaacaaaaactgacCAATAGGGCCTGAGCTCCAAGTCTGACAGCCAGTCTCCTGGGAAGACCCATCTTCACCCCTCCGTCTGCGAGGGCATCCAGGGCGGTGAACGCCTAtttgtacacacaaacacacacacacaatataaacTAACAGTCTGATTTGTCAGGAGTTTGAGTTAACAGATGAATGGTCATTGTTCAGCCTCCAGTCTGCAGACATTGAGGCAGAATAGAAAGTCAACTCCTCAACACTTCCATCCACTTAATTAAAAGTtacctctctgcctctccacaGTTCAGATGGGCCAAAAAATTATTCAGACACTTTCAAGCCTATATTTAAAAATACCTGTCTGGAGCTCAACAGCAGATAAAACCCACCTGCACAATTATTCTTAATTTCCTCAACCACTACACACTTCTGTCTGCAATGCAGTACATTGGACGTGACTGTTTTATGAAGCAGGAATGACTGAGATTTGGAAGCAAAAAGCCATTACCACAGCTGTGCTCCCTTATATGTCTGGTAAAGGAGAGATTCATCAGAGAACGTATCCTGACAGATAAATACTCTGGCACATTTGACCTCTTCTGCCTGCCACTATTTTTCCAACTACACTACAAGCCTGAAAATATTACCAGCCCAACATCCAAATCAATCAACACACGAAAAGATCAATTTTACATCATTCATCAagtccccttttttttttttttttttccttttacagcCATGCAGATTTGCATTCTTTTCTTTATATCCTATTATGAATTGTATACAGTTTGTGAATCTATCACTTTAAGAGGTGTGATTGTCATtatatatgacattttatagaccaaaaaaacaaatgatatataattaaaataaacaaacgtTTGTTTAGGCTCTAGCTATAAAACCTGACAGTTGCAGATAAAGGTAAGTAATGGCAGACTTCGTCTTCCAAAAACACAGCAATCGCTTCATCAGTCCAAACCAGTCTCTGTAACTCTTTGTTGATACGGATGTTGCAAGATGGTTGGTACAATGAATGTGACTGAAAAAAGTTTTATCACCAGCAGCCTCCTATCTGGTCTATTTCAGAGTGAAGGATTGTGTGATTATTACCCTCACACTAGACCACACAGTAAAATGGCCAACACCTTTCTCAGTGACACCTGTTGCTGATTCTGGGTGGACCCATCACTTCACACACATCATTTTGTGACAAGCACACAGTCCTGAAGTCACTTACGTAGGCCGGTCCACTGCCACTCAGCCCGGTGACCGCGTCGATGaggtcctcctccacctcagtgCAGTAACCCACACTAGCCATCAGCTGTTCCAGCAACTTCCCGTCCTCCACCTGAAAGAAGGAGGACAACATGATAGTAATGACATGGAAGAATCAGTCGTGGAAACATATACTCCATTAACTCATTCATAAGCCATTTGACTCATGTTTCTTTACATCTGCGTGTGTCCCAGTGGCGTACACCGTGGCTCCCTCTTTCACCACCACCGGAGTATTTGTCATGCACCTCATGACTTTAGGAGTTGAGCGGTATTGAAGCAGTTTCTGGGAAATGGAAGAAAAGGAACAGAGGATAGGTGTGTAGGAGTCTGGATGTTAGACATTTGCTCTTCACATGTTTGGAGGCTTAACAAAAC from Sparus aurata chromosome 1, fSpaAur1.1, whole genome shotgun sequence encodes the following:
- the pycr1b gene encoding pyrroline-5-carboxylate reductase 1b, encoding MSVGFIGAGQLAHALVKGFTAAGVIATHRITASSPDTDLPTVSGLRKMGVNLTTSNKEAVNKSDVLFLAVKPHIIPFVLDEIGPDIEDRHLIVSCAAGVTINSIEKKLLQYRSTPKVMRCMTNTPVVVKEGATVYATGTHADVEDGKLLEQLMASVGYCTEVEEDLIDAVTGLSGSGPAYAFTALDALADGGVKMGLPRRLAVRLGAQALLGAAKMLLDSEQHPGQLKDNVCSPGGATIHALHVLESGGFRSLLINAVEASCIRTRELQYLADQERISPAAIKKTTLDKVLQQPGVAVSGVPNGNGKSGLSLFNARSPGIKKN